Proteins encoded by one window of Cloeon dipterum chromosome 2, ieCloDipt1.1, whole genome shotgun sequence:
- the LOC135937179 gene encoding polyamine-transporting ATPase 13A3-like — translation MPNSFQRFQQNAYNRLSFTKKSPPKNTAATLAQEEKLLGDVEAQRKNCVQKEGVDYLNPGQDDQMEIYGYTRCWLRTSLCWLSIVLTAGLLRLVLHWMPKYFLVFTHKPCPLNEATKVLVVEEYQEKYKNYHVKRVKIISSVNEEPKDNDEEQRADDSCLDDVQVLTEFNKDDEPKLSYHVGGGVFQDVDRLKMITVKKRHYIWQQGNKSFETLRGLDRDVLTVDLHQQAGLTKQQQIMRRRVYGGNEIIVPVRSIFALLFLEVLNPFYVFQFFSFVLWFLDEYVLYAMAILIMSMGGCAVTVFQTRKNQLNLHSTVNTRDMAIVRRQGGEDEKISTEELVPGDILVLPPHGCVLHCDAVLLNGTCIVNESMLTGESEPVPKTPLPSSPNLYYDSKEHARHTLFCGTRLLQTRFYAGEPVLAVVVRTGFFTSKGNLVRSMMYPPPVDFHFERDSYRFVMLLAAISFIGFLYTVVVKHLRGIGTVELVVDALDLITIVVPPALPAAMTVGRMYAQSRLKKENVFCISPRTINVAGSIDSICFDKTGTLTEEGLDLWGVLPTIDGAFATTIREFPLKSDSVSARIDDLTMAMASAHSLTLIDSRLSGDPLDLKMFESTGWILEEPAIDDSSKYDTMFPTVVQPPRPDLLMSAQHAEIEVDSILDCYEQFQIPQVGIFRQFPFSSSLQRMCVVVRALWENEFRVFCKGAPEAVISLCKPDSVPKDFHPILQSHTRQGLRVLAVAGKRLKVSAYHRIHRLSREDVEAELTLLGLLVMENRLKKDSARVICGLREANIKCIMVTGDNMLTALSVARDCGLVSSNERVAAVHVEEASEGQPHRVCYTDCDRVDVNTPSIEEINHANKWVLAVSGQTWQALKSIESPITVAQIASRGAVFARMSPEHKQQLVQELQALGYCVGMVGDGANDCGALKAAHAGISLSDAESSVASPFTSKEASVECVQRLLRESRAALVTSFGLFKYMAAYSLTQFVSVMLLYEFDSNLSDAQFLYIDLFLITLVAFFFGRLGSHPGPLAKRPPSSSLFSLAPVTSLISQLVLGTVAQILAVLLITSYSWYTPFNPENEEGSMACYENYAIFSVSAFQYLVLAAVFSRGSPYREPLWANKGMMVILILGTLLTVLLVLIPPLWLETFVEFRLPPEFPPRLFIVALATVQAVLSFVLEAVLMRIHFKERHPRHLDINKQLAQDPSWPPIKAEPLHRVPSETPETPNAKMSVVLHRNGEVALDPAKLVLHHTPKRVI, via the exons ATGCCTAACTCTTTTCAACGCTTTCAACAAAATGCCTACAATAGACTGTCCTTCACCAAAAAGTCGCCCCCTAAAAACACAGCAGCTACTTTAGCCCAGGAGGAGAAGCTGCTAG GAGATGTTGAGGCCCAAAGGAAAAACTGCGTTCAAAAGGAAGGCGTTGACTACCTCAATCCCGGCCAAGATGATCAAATG GAAATCTATGGGTACACTCGATGCTGGTTGCGGACGAGCCTGTGCTGGCTGAGCATTGTGCTTACAGCTGGACTGCTTAGACTGGTGCTCCACTGGAtgccaaaatatttcctcgtATTCACCCATAAACCTTGCCCGTTAAATGAGGCAACTAAAGTGTTGGTTGTG GAGGAATACCAGGAAAAATACAAGAACTATCATGTCAAAAGGGTTAAAATCATCAGTAGTGTTAA tGAGGAGCCAAAAGACAATGACGAGGAGCAGAGGGCAGATGACTCCTGTTTAGATGATGTCCAAGTGTTGACAGAATTCAACAAAGACGATGAGCCTAAATTGAGTTATCACGTAGGAGGAGGGGTTTTTCAAG atGTGGACCGGTTAAAGATGATTACTGTAAAGAAGAGGCATTATATCTGGCAGCAGGGAAACAAATCTTTTGAAACACTCAGAGGTCTTGACCGTGATGTTTTAACTGTTGACCTTCATCAACAAGCAGGCTTGACGAAACAGCAGCaaattatgag GAGAAGAGTTTATGGAGGCAATGAAATAATAGTGCCTGTTCGGAGCATCTTTGCTCTTCTCTTTCTGGAGGTGCTTAACCCCTTCTACGTCTTCCAGTTCTTTTCCTTTGTTCTGTGGTTTCTTGATGAGTACGTCTTGTACGCCATGGCCATTCTCATAATGTCTATGGGTGGATGTGCTGTCACTGTATTTCAAACAAGAAAG AACCAACTGAATCTGCACAGCACGGTCAACACAAGAGATATGGCAATCGTCCGACGCCAAGGCGGAGAAGACGAAAAGATTTCTACAGAAGAGCTAGTCCCTGGCGACATTTTGGTCCTACCACCCCACGGGTGTGTTCTGCACTGTGACGCTGTCCTTCTTAATGGAACATGCATCGTCAATGAGAGCATGCTCACGGGTGAGAGCGAGCCAGTGCCCAAAACTCCATTACCCAGCTCTCCAAATCTCTATTACGACTCCAAAGAGCACGCAAGACACACTCTCTTCTGTGGCACACGCCTTCTGCAGACTCGGTTTTACGCTGGCGAGCCAGTGCTTGCTGTGGTAGTACGGACAGGGTTTTTCACCAGCAAAGGCAACCTTGTCCGATCTATGATGTACCCTCCGCcagttgattttcattttgagagGGACTCTTATCGTTTTGTGATGCTTCTAGCTGCCATATCATTCATTGGATTCTTGTACACCGTTGTTGTTAAG CATTTGAGGGGCATTGGAACTGTGGAGTTGGTAGTTGACGCTTTAGATTTGATAACTATTGTTGTTCCCCCCGCTCTGCCAGCCGCCATGACCGTTGGAAGGATGTATGCTCAGAGCAGGTTGAAGAAGGAAAATGTATTCTGCATCAGCCCTCGAACGATAAATGTAGCAGGTTCTATTGACAGCATATGCTTTGATAag acTGGCACTCTTACTGAAGAAGGATTAGATTTGTGGGGCGTTTTGCCAACAATCGATGGAGCTTTCGCTACTACTATTAGAGAATTTCCCCTCAAGTCTGATTCAGTCTCTGCCCGCATTGATGATCTTACAATGGCAATGGCTTCAGCTCACTCCTTGACTCTTATTGATAGCAGGCTCTCTGGAGACCCTCTAGATTTAAAG ATGTTTGAGAGTACTGGGTGGATTCTGGAAGAACCAGCAATCGATGACAGCAGCAAATACGACACTATGTTCCCAACTGTTGTGCAACCTCCTCGTCCAGATCTTCTAATGTCTGCCCAACATGCTGAAATTGAG GTTGATTCGATTCTGGACTGTTATGAACAATTTCAGATTCCACAAGTGGGCATATTTCGGCAATTTCCTTTTTCGTCTTCACTCCAGCGCATGTGCGTCGTGGTCAGAGCCCTGTGGGAAAATGAGTTCAGAGTATTTTGCAAAGGAGCGCCAGAAGCTGTTATCTCTCTTTGCAAACCTGACTCAGTTCCCAAGGATTTTCACCCAATCCTGCAGAGCCACACAAGACAAGGACTTAGGGTGCTTGCAGTTGCTGGAAAAAGGCTGAAAGTGTCTGCATACCACAGAATCCATCGTCTGTCCAGGGAAGATGTTGAGGCTGAACTCACCCTACTGGGGCTGCTTGTGATGGAAAATAGGCTGAAAAAGGATTCTGCGAGGGTCATATGTGGTCTTCGAGAAGCCAATATTAAGTGCATTATGGTCACCG GTGACAATATGCTGACAGCCTTGAGTGTTGCTAGGGACTGTGGTCTTGTCTCCAGTAATGAAAGAGTTGCTGCTGTGCATGTCGAGGAAGCTTCAGAGGGGCAGCCACATAGGGTTTGCTACACTGACTGTGATCGAGTTGATGTCAATACG CCATCCATTGAGGAAATAAACCATGCAAACAAGTGGGTTCTTGCTGTGTCAGGACAGACATGGCAAGCCCTTAAATCCATAGAATCGCCCATTACTGTTGCTCAGATAGCTTCTAGAGGGGCTGTTTTCGCACGAATGAGCCCTGAACACAAGCAGCAACTGGTGCAGGAGCTTCAAGCTTTGGGATACTGTGTTG GAATGGTTGGAGATGGCGCCAACGATTGCGGCGCTTTGAAAGCAGCTCACGCAGGAATTTCTCTCTCAGACGCCGAGTCATCTGTCGCATCCCCCTTCACGTCCAAGGAGGCGAGCGTGGAGTGCGTGCAGCGCCTTctgagagagagcagagctgCGCTAGTCACTTCCTTTGGCCTATTCAAATACATGGCTGCCTACAGTCTCACCCAGTTCGTGTCCGTGATGCTGCTCTATGAGTTTGACAGCAACCTCTCTGACGCCCAGTTCCTCTACATTGACCTGTTTCTTATTACCCTGGTCGCATTTTTCTTCGGACGCTTGGGTTCACACCCTGGACCTTTGGCCAAGAGACCACCGTCATCATCTCTATTTTCACTAGCACCCGTAACCTCTTTGATTAGTCAGCTTGTACTTGGCACAGTAGCGCAAATATTGGCGGTTCTTTTGATCACGTCCTATTCTTGGTACACACCTTTCAACCCTGAAAATGAAGAAGGGTCAATGGCATGCTACGAAAACTACGCTATATTCTCTGTGTCTGCATTTCAGTATCTAGTGCTAGCTGCCGTATTCTCCAGGGGATCCCCCTATCGGGAGCCTTTGTGGGCCAACAAGGGGATGATGGTGATTCTAATCCTGGGCACGCTGCTCACTGTTTTATTAGTATTAATTCCCCCGTTGTGGCTTGAAACCTTTGTTGAGTTTCGGCTACCGCCAGAATTTCCTCCCAGGCTGTTCATTGTCGCACTGGCCACAGTGCAAGCTGTTCTCAGCTTTGTCCTGGAAGCTGTGCTTATGAGGATTCACTTTAAAGAGCGCCACCCGCGTCACTTGGACATAAACAAACAGCTGGCCCAAGACCCGAGTTGGCCCCCCATAAAAGCGGAGCCACTGCATCGGGTGCCTTCGGAGACGCCTGAAACCCCAAATGCTAAAATGTCTGTTGTGCTGCACAGGAATGGCGAGGTCGCACTCGACCCCGCCAAATTAGTGCTACATCATACGCCCAAGAGAGTCATTTGA
- the Ect3 gene encoding beta-galactosidase codes for MTRPSFVLLGLLPVLSLALATREFYIDYENSQFVKDGAPFKYVSGSFHYFRTPSVYWRDRLRKMKQGGLNAVSTYVEWRSHEKVSGQYDFSVDLDLENFIKIAQEEGLLVILRPGPYICAERELGGLPSWLLNVNPEMQLRTRDPEYMGYVRRWFQVLFTRLEPYLYGKGGPIIMVQVENEYGSYFACDSEYLKQLRDIIKSHVGDSAVLFTTDGSAASLLKCGKIDDVYATVDFGPGTNVELAFNEMIKFEPRGPLINSEFYPGWLDHWGEAHSTVNTVNIIQTLEQMFKYNASVNFYVFYGGTNFGFTSGANYNDHYAPQPTSYDYDAPLTEAGDPTPKYMAIRAAVNSYLQQVPSKEVPVASRKGYYGRMNLKFLSSIFDLLPTAPQVNSDYPLSFEELNQDEGFVLYKTVITKCHNDPALLVAKNISDRGYVFVNKERAGVLSRINFIDSLPVSAKTGDELEILVENQGRINYGPKLKDFKGLLNNVTIDNNELKYWKMIQLPFEHNGTELRAINKKISSLKAETLLPIEMTYESVKSGLEPTASTPSIFWAEFRIPNNPHPPLDTFLDMKGWSKGIAFINGFNLGRYWPRVGPQRTLYLPGSLLNANSVNRLVIIEFDRVPRGCMSTKHRDCAVVLSDTSVLDDSCVSNEV; via the exons ATGACCAGACCGAGCTTCGTGTTGCTGGGCCTTCTTCCTGTATTATCG TTGGCACTCGCTACGAGAGAGTTTTACATCGATTATGAGAACAGCCaattcgtcaaagacggcGCTCCGTTCAAGTATGTGTCTGGGTCATTCCACTATTTCCGCACACCGTCTGTTTACTGGAGAGACAGGCTTCGTAAAATGAAGCAAGGCGGCCTGAACGCAGTTTCAAC ATATGTGGAGTGGCGATCTCACGAGAAAGTTTCGGGCCAGTATGATTTTTCAGTTGACTTGGATCTGGaaaactttataaaaatagcCCAGGAAGAAGGGCTTCTGGTGATTTTGCGACCAGGACCTTACATTTGCGCAGAAAGAGAATTG GGTGGCTTACCTTCGTGGCTGTTGAACGTGAATCCGGAAATGCAACTAAGGACACGTGATCCAG AATACATGGGCTATGTGCGTAGGTGGTTTCAAGTTTTGTTTACTAGACTTGAGCCATATTTGTATGGCAAAGGAGGTCCAATCATCATGGTACAG gttgaaaatgaatatgGCAGCTATTTTGCTTGCGATTCAGAATATTTGAAGCAACTGAGGGATATCATAAAATCACATGTTGGTGACTCTGCAGTTTTGTTCACAACTGATGGCAGCGCTGCAAGTCTTTTAAAGTGTGGAAAAATAGACGACGTCTACGCCACAGTAGATTTTGGACCAG GCACCAATGTGGAGTTAGCTTTCAACgaaatgattaaattcgagCCACGTGGACCTCTCATCAACTCCGAATTTTACCCTGGCTGGCTCGATCATTGGGGTGAAGCACACAGCACTGTTAATACCGTGAACATCATTCAAACGTTGGAACAGATGTTCAAATACAATGCTTCAGTGAATTTCTACGTATTTTACGGAGGAACGAATTTTGGTTTCACTtctg GCGCTAATTACAACGACCATTATGCTCCTCAACCGACATCTTACGATTATGACGCGCCACTCACCGAGGCTGGGGATCCAACACCAAAATACATGGCTATTAGGGCTGCTGTGAATAGC TATTTGCAACAAGTTCCATCCAAAGAGGTTCCGGTTGCTTCGCGAAAAGGCTACTACGGAAGGATGAACTTGAAATTCTTGAGCTCTATCTTTGATTTGCTACCGACTGCACCGCAAGTGAATAGCGATTACCCGCTATCGTTTGAAGAGCTAAACCAG GATGAAGGATTCGTCTTATATAAAACTGTGATCACCAAGTGCCACAACGATCCTGCACTTCTagtagcaaaaaatattagtgaCCGAGGCTACGTTTTTGTCAACAAG gAACGAGCTGGAGTTCTAAGTAGAATTAACTTCATAGACTCTTTGCCCGTGAGTGCTAAAACAGGTGACGAGCTAGAAATTCTGGTTGAAAATCAAGGAAGAATTAATTACGGaccaaaattgaaagatttcAAA GGTCTGCTGAACAACGTAACCATTGACAACAATGAATTGAAATACTGGAAAATGATTCAACTTCCATTCGAACATAATGGGACGGAGCTGAGGgcaataaataagaaaatcagcagTCTTAAAGCTGAAACTCTATTACCGATTGAAATGACATACGAGAGTGTCAAAAGCGGTTTGGAGCCTACTGCAAGCACGCCTTCCATTTTTTGGGCAGAATTTAGGATACCCAACAACCCCCACCCTCCTCTGGATACCTTTCTCGACATGAAGGGATggtcaaaa GGCATTGCTTTCATCAACGGATTCAACTTGGGTCGCTACTGGCCCAGGGTTGGCCCGCAAAGGACTTTGTACCTGCCAGGAAGTCTTTTAAACGCCAATTCTGTCAACAGACTTGTAATCATCGAGTTTGATCGCGTCCCGAGAGGCTGCATGAGCACCAAGCACAGGGACTGCGCGGTGGTGTTAAGCGACACATCCGTTCTGGACGATTCGTGTGTCAGTAATGAAGTTTAA